The genomic window GCGCCGCGAAATGATGCTTCTGGCGCTTTTCTTGGCGGCGCTTGCCAGTGTCCTATTTTTGGAGAGATCGAAAGCTTCGCTGTTTGCGGTTGCCACCGGCGCCGGATTAGGCATTCTGATCGCCGTTATTGGCTATATTACGATTTGATGAAGCATGAAGGAGAGACAGGCATGAGCAAGTTTCATTCCGGGTTTGTGGCGATCATCGGCAGGCCGAACGTCGGAAAGTCGACGCTGTTAAACCAAATGATTGGACAAAAAATCGCCATCATGTCGGATAAGCCGCAAACGACGCGAAATCGCATCCATGGCGTATACACGACGGAAGACATGCAAATCGTATTTTTGGACACGCCGGGGATTCATAAGCCGCAGTCGCGTTTGGGCGATTATATGGTAAGGGCGGCGCAAAGCGCGCTTCAGGAAGTCGATGCGGTGCTTTTTTTGGCCGATGTGGCGCAAGGCTTGGGCGGCGGCGACAGATTTATCATTGAACGGCTGAAAGGGATTGAAACTCCCGTTTTTTTGGTGTTAAACAAAATTGACCAGGTGCATCCCGAACAACTGTTGCCAATGATCGCGCAATATAAAGAACTTTACGACTTTGCGGAAATCATCCCGGTTTCGGCGCTTTTGGGCAATAACGTGGCGACCTTGCTTGCGCAAATCCGCAAAGTGCTGCCCGAAGGCCCGATGTATTATCCCGCCGACCAAGTGACGGACCATCCCGAGCAGTTTGTGTGCGCGGAGTTGATCCGCGAAAA from Bacilli bacterium includes these protein-coding regions:
- the era gene encoding GTPase Era, with protein sequence MSKFHSGFVAIIGRPNVGKSTLLNQMIGQKIAIMSDKPQTTRNRIHGVYTTEDMQIVFLDTPGIHKPQSRLGDYMVRAAQSALQEVDAVLFLADVAQGLGGGDRFIIERLKGIETPVFLVLNKIDQVHPEQLLPMIAQYKELYDFAEIIPVSALLGNNVATLLAQIRKVLPEGPMYYPADQVTDHPEQFVCAELIREKILQLTHDEVPHSVAVAIENMRVAENGIVHISAIIFVERDSQKGIVIGKQGALLKQVGKEARHDIERLLGSKAFLQLWVKVKKDWRNRDQLLQEFGFRNEEI